CATATAAAAGACAGCAATTTATATAAGGACAATGAATCTGTTTTACAGATTAGCAACACATCAAATCTTATAAAAAATCCTCTTTATTATGACAATACAACAAATACATATTGGATTGGTCTTGAAAAAAAAATTCTTCAATGGCAATTCTGTTTGCAAAATTCTGACAATAGTTACAATACAGAAGCTTTCGGTAATTTTAGTGCCTCACAAGGTGAAAGCTTTTTAAATTTTGCGGTTCAAGAAAATAAACTTTACCTTATATATATAGAATATAATGATTCAGGATATAATGATTCTGATTCAAATATCATATATTTTACAAAAGATGAAAATTTAAAATTAACAGAGCAAAATAGAATCCAACTTCCAACTATTGGTGTTTCTGGCACAATAACAGACTTGGCGGTTCTTGAAGATGGAACTGTGGCTGTCCTTGTGCGCTCTGTTGGCGTAGAGTCCGAAACAGAAGGATTTAACAACACTTCGGTTACTGACGGCGGAACGGTATACAGCCGCGGCGCGCTTGTTCTTTTGTCTTCGGACTTGTCAACTTATAAAGTTTATGGCTGGACGGATTCTCATAGGACAATCAGCGCAACTGGCGAAGATACAAAAAATGCTGTAAAAAAATGGACTTCAATTGAAGCGTATATTCCAGAATATGAAGAGCGCAATTCGTACTTCTACGGACCGCTTAAAATTGTCGCAATCCGCCCAAAGGAACTTGTAATTGCAGACTGCGGCGCAAATTTTGTCCTGCCTGATTATGACGGCAAAAAGAACGGAAAAATGTATGCCCACAACAGGCTTATGACTGTAAACTTGCGCAACTTTGCCATAGGCTGCAAAAAAGAATTCAGTGAAAGCGAGCTGAAATTCAAAGACTTTGTAATCAACGGCGGAATCGAAGCCACAAGCGCAAGTCCTTACGGTGGCAACTACGTAGACGAAAAATAAAGCAACTATATTGCCCGAACACAGTCATTGCCGTGCATGACACCGCGATGTTTGCATAGCAAACTCGGTTAGCAATCTTGTGTTATAAACATTTTAACAGATTCCCTTGTCAAGCAAGGGAATGACAGTTAAATGGCTGCTTTGACATTGCAATTTTTCCCACTATTCAGGATTATATTCCCAAAAAGTTATAAATTATCTTGATTATATTCCCAAAAAGTTGTATTTCAAATGGCAATATCATAATCTTTAGCAATATGGAAGATTTTTTACTTTAGGCAACAATGGGCAAAAAAAATTCCCCAGTCTAGCCGGGGAATAAAAAGATTACAAAAAACTGTTCGCTCTTGCTCACAGTCGTTTTTTTCTCGGTGGCATTAAGCCTTGCGGCTTAATGTTGGTTAAAAAACAAAAAACTGTTCGCTCCTGCTCACAGTTTTTTGTTTTTTTTCGAGGGTCACTCTTTTACAGCTGCTGTTCCCATACTCATCATCATTGCTTTCTGTGTGAACAGGAAGAAGATTACGAACGGAATACAGATTACCAAAGAACCTGCTGCGAAGTTTGTGAACTCATTCTTTTTATCAGAAACAAAAGAGAACAAGCCCAACGCAAGTGTTTGTTTTTCAGGGCTTCTTAAAACCATCTTTGGGAAGATAAAGTCCATCCATGGTCCTGTAAAACTTGAGATTCCCAAGAATGTGATAATCGGCTTTGTAACAGGAAGAATGATTGTTCCAAAAATTCTAAAGTGGCTTGCTCCGTCAATTCTTGCGGCTTCGTCAAGGTTCTTGCTTACTGTGTCCATGTAGCTTTTTACCATCCAAGTGTTGTACGGAATTCCGCCGGCAACATAAACAAGCACCAGTCCCCACAAAGTATCAAGTCCGCCGATACGGTTCAAGATTACATAGATTGCAATCATTCCTACAAATGAAGGGAAAATCTGAAGAATCAGCATGCTCATCAAAAGAGTGTGCTTAAAGACGAACTTAAAGCGTGAAAAAACATAAGCGCTCAATGAGGAAATCACAACGGTAAGAAGTGTTGTCCAAAGGGCGATAATGAATGTGTTCTTGAACCACAGCCAGTACTGGGTTTCAAAAAACAGATACTTGAAGTGCTTGAGCGTGAATCCGTCCTTGAATGGAACAATATTCATG
This genomic stretch from uncultured Treponema sp. harbors:
- a CDS encoding sugar ABC transporter permease codes for the protein MKNYRSFKTVSTTFSYLIFILISLIVFYPLVYVVAAAFAPGNGIANMNIVPFKDGFTLKHFKYLFFETQYWLWFKNTFIIALWTTLLTVVISSLSAYVFSRFKFVFKHTLLMSMLILQIFPSFVGMIAIYVILNRIGGLDTLWGLVLVYVAGGIPYNTWMVKSYMDTVSKNLDEAARIDGASHFRIFGTIILPVTKPIITFLGISSFTGPWMDFIFPKMVLRSPEKQTLALGLFSFVSDKKNEFTNFAAGSLVICIPFVIFFLFTQKAMMMSMGTAAVKE